The Polyangium aurulentum genomic interval GGAACGTGCGGCGCGCGGAGTTCGACGCGATGCTGCTCGAGCGGGCGCGCGCGTTCGGCGCCGAGGTGCGCGAAGGGACGAAGGCGACCCGCGTCGAGCGCGACGCCGAGGGGCGCGTGACGGGCGTCACCTGGTCCGATGATCAGGGCAACGCAGGCCTCATCGAGACGCCTTTCGTGCTCGACGCGAGCGGGCAGTCGTCGATGCTCACGCGCGGCGAGCGCGTCTACGACCCGCACATGAACAACTACGCGGTGTACGGCTACTGGGCCGGCGCCGACTGGAAGGTCCTCTACCGCGGGCAGCGCGACCGCTCGAACGTCTTCCTCTGCTCGGCCGAAAACGGCTGGATCTGGTACATCCCGATCGGCGACGACATCATGAGCGTCGGCGCGGTGACCAACACCGCCCATTTCAAGGACAGGCTCCAGAGCGTCGATCCGGAGACGTTTTACCACGAGATGATCGCGGGCTGCCCCGAGGTGAAAGAGCTGCTCGGCAAGGCGCGCCTGCGCGACGACTTCATCGGCGAGGGCAAGCGCATCTCGGTCACGCGCGACTGGTCGTCGTGGGCGAAGACGCCCGTGGGGCCGGGCTGGGCGGCGGCCGGGGACGCGGCGATCTTCGTCGATCCCATCCTGTCGTCGGGCGTGACGCTGGCCATGCAGAGCGGGCACCGGGCGGCCTACACGCACAGGACTTCCCTCGCCCGGCCCGATCTCGACGCGGCCGCGCTCTGGCGCGCCTACGCCGACTACATCCGCGGCGAGGCCGGGGCGTTCTTGCGGCTCGCGCGCATCTTCTACGGCAACAACCGCGCGGCCGAGTCGTGGTGGTGGGAGGCGCAGCGTATCGTCAACGCCGCGGGCAAGCTCGACGTCGATGACCGGCAGGCGTTCACGATGGCGACGGCCGGGTTCTTCCCGGTCCTCAAGGCCGTCACGGCAGACACCGTGATCCCGCTCGTCGCCGGGGCCGCGGGGCTCGAGGGCGACGTGTTCAACGTCTTCCACGACGACGGTTTGCCGCCCCTCGAGGAGACCACGCGCTGCCGCATGGAGCACCTCGCGCCCTTCCGCCTCGCCCTGCGCACCGAGCCCGTCGCGAGCGAGGGTCGGCCCGCGGGCAAGCTCGACGTCTATTACGATCTCGTCAGCGACGCGGCCGATTTCACGCACCGCCTGCACGCGGCGCCCACGCGCATCGCCCCTGCCCTCGCGCCCGTCGTCGACGCGGCCGCGCGGCACGAGCACGTCTCGACCCTCGTCGACGAGGCGCCGTCCCTGCTCGCCCCGGGCATCGCGCCCCCCGAGGCCATCCGGCGCGCGGCGCTCGAGATCGTCCGTTCCGCGGCCAAGAAAGGCTTCGTTCGCCTCTCCTCGGGTGCGCCCGCGTGACGAGCCCGTATCCCGACGACGAGCTGACCCTCGTGCTCATCCTCCACGAGCACGATCGCGAGGCCGTTCGTCGCGCCGCCGAGGCCGCGAGCGTGCCGGACGAGAGCCGGCGCGCGCCGCACCTCGATCGCGAGGAGCTGCGCAAGCACGTGGTCCTGCCCGAGGACGAGCGGCACGCGGTGCTCGAGTGGCTGCGCGAGCACGACATGCGCCACCTGCAGGTGCGCAGCGTCTCGGGGCAGACGGTCTTCGTCTTCACCACGAAAGAGGCCATCGGACGCACGTTCGGGGCCGAGTGCCAGCGGTGGCTCGAGGAGGGCGAGGACTCGGTCGTGTATCCGTCGGAGTGGCCGATCCCGCGGCAGATCGCGCGGTACGTGCAAGCGGTGAAGGTTCGCCACCGCGGCAATCGCGCGCGCAGCACCATGGTCGCCGACGCGGGCTCCGATCACCCGATGGCGCAGCCCACGCTCGAGCCGGCTAGCGAGGCGAGCCCCGGGAGCATCGCGGGCCTCACGCCGGCCGACGTGCGGCGTATCTACGATTTTCCGGACGCGTGGGACGGGTCTGGCGAGACGATCGCGCTGCTCATGCTCGGCGGCGGCATCGACGAGGCCGATCTGCACACGTTCTGGCGCGCCCACGGCATCACCCCGCCCGAGGTGCGCACGATGCACGTGGGCTCGAAGGGGCCGCGCGCGAGCGGCGCGGTCAATCACCTCTACATGCTCGAGGTCGCGATGTGCGTCGAGTGGGCGGGCGCGCTCGCTCCTGGCGCGAAGATCCTCGTGTACTTCGTCGATCCGCGCGTCATCGCCGACCCCTGGTCGACGTTCCTGCTCAAGGTGATCGGCGATCGCGAGAACGCGCCGACGATCGCCTCGACGAGCTGGATCACGCCCGAGCGCAGCTACTACCGCTGCCACGGCAGGCGCGTGGTGAGCGGGCTGCTCGATCAGGCGGCGGCGATCGGCGTCACGGTGATCTCGGCGGCGGGCGATTGGGGGGCGTTCGACGGCGTGCCGCGCATCGTCAAGGATGGGCGCTTCGTGGGCGACGCGCCTTGGCCGCACGGGGTTTTTCCCGCGGTGGAGGAGCGCGTCCTGTCGGTCGGCGGGACGATGATCACGAGCCACGGCCCGCTCACCGAGATCGCCTGGAGCGGGCCGCCGCCGCCGGGGCTCGGCAAGATGCTGCATTTCGTGCGCCTCGCCTCGAGCGGCGGCTTCAGCCGCGAGGTGCCCATTCCGAAGTGGCAGGCGAGCGCGCTCAAAGGCTGGTATGCGCGCGGCGAGAGCGAGCCGGCGGTCGTCCCGTACGGGCGGGGTTTTCCCGATGTCGCGCTGATGGCCTCGGGGCCCGCGGTGCAGCGCCGCGCGGGCGAGCCGCTCACCATGCAGGGCTATCAGGCGTTCGTCTGCGGGCAATGGGTCGACTATGCGGGCGGCACGAGCGTGGCGGCGCCCATCTGGGCGGCGATCGTGGCGCGCATGAACCAGGCGCGGCGCGCCGCGGGGCTCGGGCGCGTGGGGTTCGTCAATCCGATGCTCTACGCGATGCGCAAGGAGAACCCCTCACCGTTCCGGGAGATCTCCGAAGGCAGCACCGACGTGGCGATGAACGTGCTGAATCCTCACGGCAAGGCCGTGATTCACAGGCTGTCTGGCTATTCGGCGGCGCCCGGGTGGGATCCGACGACGGGGCTCGGCGTGCCGAGCGTGGCGCGGCTCATCGAGCTCGCGTCACGCCCGAAGCGCTCTCCTCGCTAGAAGCCAGGATCGTAATCGTGCAGGGGGGATTGATCGAGCGACTGGACCGAGACGTCGCCGGAGGGGGCGGCGGGGAGGACGAGGTGGCGGCGCTCGGGGGCGTTCTCCACGACCACGAGCTGCACGCCCGACGGGACCTTGAAGCCCATCTCGGAGAGCGTCTTGTTCGGATCGTCGACGAGCCGCTGGCGGAACTCCGAGTCGTGCCAGGACCGGACGACGGCCCGGTCCCACGCCGCGAGATTGGCCATCTCCTCGGCGCTCATCTCGACGTGCCTCGTGTAGCTGATCTTCTTCGTGGTCATCGTAGCCCCTACTGCCCTTCGTGAAGGCGCATGCGCCGCCTCGTGCATTCGAGGTGCGT includes:
- a CDS encoding NAD(P)/FAD-dependent oxidoreductase, whose translation is MTLERRDCVVLGAGPAGSSFAAILKKYEPGLRVTVLEKARFPRYHIGESLIPAANPVLRDLELYDEMDRSRFVRKMGITFVWGRDREPWDADYLKLGDVRVSDGGARILNVVGQDFTKLLRRPSERDETFNAWNVRRAEFDAMLLERARAFGAEVREGTKATRVERDAEGRVTGVTWSDDQGNAGLIETPFVLDASGQSSMLTRGERVYDPHMNNYAVYGYWAGADWKVLYRGQRDRSNVFLCSAENGWIWYIPIGDDIMSVGAVTNTAHFKDRLQSVDPETFYHEMIAGCPEVKELLGKARLRDDFIGEGKRISVTRDWSSWAKTPVGPGWAAAGDAAIFVDPILSSGVTLAMQSGHRAAYTHRTSLARPDLDAAALWRAYADYIRGEAGAFLRLARIFYGNNRAAESWWWEAQRIVNAAGKLDVDDRQAFTMATAGFFPVLKAVTADTVIPLVAGAAGLEGDVFNVFHDDGLPPLEETTRCRMEHLAPFRLALRTEPVASEGRPAGKLDVYYDLVSDAADFTHRLHAAPTRIAPALAPVVDAAARHEHVSTLVDEAPSLLAPGIAPPEAIRRAALEIVRSAAKKGFVRLSSGAPA
- a CDS encoding S53 family peptidase, whose translation is MTSPYPDDELTLVLILHEHDREAVRRAAEAASVPDESRRAPHLDREELRKHVVLPEDERHAVLEWLREHDMRHLQVRSVSGQTVFVFTTKEAIGRTFGAECQRWLEEGEDSVVYPSEWPIPRQIARYVQAVKVRHRGNRARSTMVADAGSDHPMAQPTLEPASEASPGSIAGLTPADVRRIYDFPDAWDGSGETIALLMLGGGIDEADLHTFWRAHGITPPEVRTMHVGSKGPRASGAVNHLYMLEVAMCVEWAGALAPGAKILVYFVDPRVIADPWSTFLLKVIGDRENAPTIASTSWITPERSYYRCHGRRVVSGLLDQAAAIGVTVISAAGDWGAFDGVPRIVKDGRFVGDAPWPHGVFPAVEERVLSVGGTMITSHGPLTEIAWSGPPPPGLGKMLHFVRLASSGGFSREVPIPKWQASALKGWYARGESEPAVVPYGRGFPDVALMASGPAVQRRAGEPLTMQGYQAFVCGQWVDYAGGTSVAAPIWAAIVARMNQARRAAGLGRVGFVNPMLYAMRKENPSPFREISEGSTDVAMNVLNPHGKAVIHRLSGYSAAPGWDPTTGLGVPSVARLIELASRPKRSPR
- a CDS encoding NHLP leader peptide family RiPP precursor codes for the protein MTTKKISYTRHVEMSAEEMANLAAWDRAVVRSWHDSEFRQRLVDDPNKTLSEMGFKVPSGVQLVVVENAPERRHLVLPAAPSGDVSVQSLDQSPLHDYDPGF